In the genome of Gadus morhua chromosome 12, gadMor3.0, whole genome shotgun sequence, one region contains:
- the LOC115555576 gene encoding protein ALP1-like has protein sequence MDDIRAAAVSVVVDAFIENENKIVALLNKLQDEEAQEHRRRKRVVAVAMAMLRCKQRNNVHSGTEWKLMLAMDDPTFVQNFRITKTQFKVLQGYLEEGGLRSDHFQGLPPLPVPKKVLIFLWYMAHQYCFREISNKFNVSRSSAHRSVFRVLTIMSALGPAFVSWPTGRNEKSVSATSFERACGLEDVIGVIDSCHIRIQKPRVRGEDYKNKRNYCSILLQGIVDVEGRFINVFAGIPGKVHDARMLRSSTFFEEWQEKMGEYRLLGDAAYIGQAFPFIVTPLRGIGALTDADLRHNTDVSRGKSIVEQAFGRMKCKWRRIRDLQNTRPGTGVKIILAACYLHNFAQGASVACDEHPHGCPIEEDANE, from the exons ATGGACGACATCAGGGCAGCGGCTGTCTCGGTAGTAGTGGACGCTTTCATAGAAAACGAGAACAAGATTGTGGCTCTTCTAAACAAGCTCCAGGATGAGGAGGCACAAGAACATAGAAGACGCAAACG GGTTGTGGCTGTCGCTATGGCTATGCTGCGGTGCAAGCAACGGAACAACGTCCATTCTGGCACAGAGTGGAAGTTGATGCTGGCTATGGATGACCCCACATTTGTTCAGAACTTCAGAATCACAAAAACCCAGTTTAAGGTCCTGCAAGGGTACCTAGAGGAGGGTGGTCTGCGCAGTGACCACTTCCAAGGTCTGCCTCCCCTACCTGTTCCCAAGAAGGTGCTCATATTCCTTTGGTACATGGCCCACCAGTACTGCTTCCGGGAGATATCTAACAAGTTCAACGTCTCGCGATCATCAGCGCACCGCAGCGTATTCCGAGTGCTGACCATCATGTCCGCCCTTGGCCCGGCCTTTGTCTCTTGGCCTACAGGCAGAAATGAGAAGAGTGTATCTGCCACCAGCTTCGAACGCGCATGTGGCCTTGAGGATGTCATAGGAGTGATTGATAGCTGCCACATCAGGATCCAGAAGCCACGGGTCAGAGGAGAGGACTACAAGAACAAGAGGAACTACTGCTCTATTCTCCTCCAGGGGATTGTTGACGTTGAGGGCCGCTTCATCAACGTTTTTGCTGGAATCCCTGGCAAAGTGCATGATGCAAGGATGCTGCGCTCATCCACATTTTTCGAGGAATGGCAGGAGAAGATGGGGGAGTACCGTCTGCTGGGGGACGCTGCTTACATCGGTCAGGCCTTCCCCTTCATCGTCACCCCCCTGCGAGGCATCGGGGCTCTCACAGACGCAGACCTTCGTCACAACACCGACGTCAGCCGGGGTAAGTCCATCGTTGAGCAGGCATTCGGAAGGATGAAGTGCAAGTGGAGGCGCATCAGAGACTTGCAGAACACTCGCCCCGGCACTGGGGTGAAGATCATCTTGGCTGCATGTTACCTTCACAACTTTGCCCAAGGTGCCTCGGTAGCTTGTGATGAACACCCACATGGATGTCCAATAGAGGAAGATGCCAATGAGTAG
- the nr2c2ap gene encoding nuclear receptor 2C2-associated protein, translated as MATSLICRETQSRVSSTLNRDAKQFGKKYMFDSNEETCWNSDQGENQWVALEFPKNVKMSELKVQFQGGFSGRTCRLEGCVSGGEFTALSQFYPEDNNSLQSFPIQEVPAVSRLKIVFEDSSDFFGRIIVYSLEILGERAS; from the exons ATGGCTACATCGTTGATATGCCGAGAAACACAGAGCAG GGTGAGTTCCACACTTAACAGAGATGCTAAGCAGTTTGGAAAGAAGTATATGTTTGACTCCAACGAAGAAACGTGCTGGAACTCCGACCAG GGGGAGAACCAGTGGGTTGCTCTAGAGTTTCCAAAGAATGTCAAGATGTCAGAATTGAAGGTCCAATTCCAGGGAGGATTTTCCGGGAGAACGTGTCGACTAGAAG GATGCGTGAGTGGTGGTGAGTTTACAGCACTCAGCCAGTTTTACCCTGAAGACAACAATTCCCTTCAG AGCTTTCCCATACAGGAAGTTCCTGCAGTCAGCCGGCTAAAAATAGTATTTGAGGACAGCAGTGACTTTTTTGGGAGAATCATCGTTTATTCTTTGGAGATCCTCGGGGAGCGAGCTTCATGA
- the rfxank gene encoding DNA-binding protein RFXANK encodes MQLIQLRAMDDIGEEGLSMVQNEGSNACLPDPKELGLHDVSLVSQENTDVDDEGLIKHSTSLTNRQRGNELTFLPATLDCLSIHQLAAQGDVCQVAVHLNKDCSLLNKQDDRGFTPLMWAAAFGEKAVVDYLLAEGADPKTVAWERESALTLASMGGFVDIVKSLLALGVDINTYDWNGGTPILYAVRGNHIQCVQELLDRGADLTIESDSGYSPTALAVALGHKKIQKVLEEHVLQLYSPDDEMKERFLSLARRKDLCE; translated from the exons ATGCAACTTATTCAATTGCGGGCAATGGATGATATTGGAGAAGAAGGGTTATCTATGGTTCAAAATGAAGGTTCAAATGCCTGCCTCCCGGATCCCAAAGAACTAGGTTTACATG ATGTGTCGTTGGTGTCTCAGGAGAACACGGATGTGGACGACGAGGGTCTGATCAAACACTCCACCAGCCTCACCAACAGGCAGCGGGGGAACGAGCTCACATTCCTCCCAGCAACGCTAGACT GTCTGTCCATACACCAGTTGGCAGCTCAGGGAGATGTTTGCCAGGTTGCCGTACATCTCAATAAAG ATTGTTCTCTGCTCAACAAACAAGATGATAGGGGCTTCACTCCCCTCATGTGGGCGGCTGCGTTTGGGGAAAAAGCTGTGGTGGATTACCTCTTGGCGGAG GGAGCAGACCCCAAAACTGTTGCATGGGAACGAGAGAGTGCATTAACCCTGGCGAGCATGGGAGGTTTTGTGGACATTGTGAAGTCCCTGCTTGCCCTTGGGGTGGACATTAACACGTACGACTGG aacggtGGAACCCCCATTCTTTACGCGGTGAGAGGGAACCATATCCAGTGTGTTCAGGAACTCTTAG ACAGAGGTGCAGACCTGACCATTGAATCCGACTCAGGGTACAGTCCAACAGCCTTGGCGGTCGCCCTAGGACATAAAAAGA TCCAGAAAGTGTTGGAGGAACACGTTCTACAACTTTACAGTCCAGATGACGAAATGAAGGAAAGATTCTTGTCGTTGGCACGAAGGAAAGATTTGTGTGAATAA
- the borcs8 gene encoding BLOC-1-related complex subunit 8 isoform X3 yields MVSDKFTESMYVLANEPSVALYRLQEHVRRSLPELVQHKTDMQSWEEQSQGAIYSVEYACSAVKSMANSTVYFKSIDGLLRQAISMKEQISNSQGRSSLDVTPAPSPPSPPAPSPSSQTIPS; encoded by the exons ATGG TCTCCGACAAGTTCACGGAGAGCATGTACGTCCTGGCCAACGAGCCCTCAGTGGCCCTGTACAGGCTGCAGGAGCACGTCCGCAGGTCGCTGCCAGAGCTGGTGCAACATAAG ACTGATATGCAAAGCTGGGAGGAGCAGAGTCAAGGAGCCATATACAGTGTGGAGTATGCATGCAG TGCAGTGAAGAGCATGGCCAACAGCACCGTGTATTTTAAAAGCATAGATGGCCTCCTCCGCCAAGCGATCAGCATGAAGGAGCAAATAAGCAACTCTCAGGGACGCAG CTCACTTGATGTgaccccagcccccagcccccccagcccccccgccccttctCCATCCTCCCAAACCATTCCCTCATGA
- the borcs8 gene encoding BLOC-1-related complex subunit 8 isoform X2 produces the protein MEDQEMQLKVKRVSDKFTESMYVLANEPSVALYRLQEHVRRSLPELVQHKTDMQSWEEQSQGAIYSVEYACSAVKSMANSTVYFKSIDGLLRQAISMKEQISNSQGRRKRGVEPGAGKEAGEKHGSGQ, from the exons ATGGAAGACCAGGAGATGCAGCTGAAAGTAAAACGAG TCTCCGACAAGTTCACGGAGAGCATGTACGTCCTGGCCAACGAGCCCTCAGTGGCCCTGTACAGGCTGCAGGAGCACGTCCGCAGGTCGCTGCCAGAGCTGGTGCAACATAAG ACTGATATGCAAAGCTGGGAGGAGCAGAGTCAAGGAGCCATATACAGTGTGGAGTATGCATGCAG TGCAGTGAAGAGCATGGCCAACAGCACCGTGTATTTTAAAAGCATAGATGGCCTCCTCCGCCAAGCGATCAGCATGAAGGAGCAAATAAGCAACTCTCAGGGACGCAG GAAAAGGGGCGTGGAGCCGGGGGCGGGGAAAGAAGCGGGAGAGAAGCACGGCTCTGGGCAGTGA
- the borcs8 gene encoding BLOC-1-related complex subunit 8 isoform X1, with protein MEDQEMQLKVKRVSDKFTESMYVLANEPSVALYRLQEHVRRSLPELVQHKTDMQSWEEQSQGAIYSVEYACSAVKSMANSTVYFKSIDGLLRQAISMKEQISNSQGRSSLDVTPAPSPPSPPAPSPSSQTIPS; from the exons ATGGAAGACCAGGAGATGCAGCTGAAAGTAAAACGAG TCTCCGACAAGTTCACGGAGAGCATGTACGTCCTGGCCAACGAGCCCTCAGTGGCCCTGTACAGGCTGCAGGAGCACGTCCGCAGGTCGCTGCCAGAGCTGGTGCAACATAAG ACTGATATGCAAAGCTGGGAGGAGCAGAGTCAAGGAGCCATATACAGTGTGGAGTATGCATGCAG TGCAGTGAAGAGCATGGCCAACAGCACCGTGTATTTTAAAAGCATAGATGGCCTCCTCCGCCAAGCGATCAGCATGAAGGAGCAAATAAGCAACTCTCAGGGACGCAG CTCACTTGATGTgaccccagcccccagcccccccagcccccccgccccttctCCATCCTCCCAAACCATTCCCTCATGA
- the tmem221 gene encoding transmembrane protein 221 codes for MPPSYSHRSVIVLSLLGILSAFASVLSVILIFQLHSQQKTVKESPRDTSIVPAHVWDVLLPVSTVLSALSLTLNLSSVVVCLLHSYFSTEICSGEQDTERADWFLLESRAVRHVAIGLFCLGVSVYLAAMSLYMLLLFEVETGIASACVLSSGILILLIVVIHSVVKSSQTAGHDQNPRLNTLFQNQHGGIGGAPFPPPVELKVGVDQPRMHRGQPELQRQTSYPPCPPPKQHEPLPAQRYSPARVSQCHSGGEKDGYSSGGSSSRMHRTLSAELLQVPTKPWNGVNNEMRSVLARKGKDSTLV; via the exons ATGCCGCCCAGCTACAGCCATCGTTCTGTCATCGTTTTATCCCTCCTGGGAATTCTGTCGGCTTTCGCGTCCGTTTTATCCGTCATCCTGATCTTCCAGCTCCACTCCCAGCAGAAGACAGTGAAGGAGTCCCCCCGGGATACCTCCATCGTGCCGGCTCATGTCTGGGACGTCCTACTGCCTGTGTCCACGGTGCTCTCGGCGTTGTCGCTCACCCTCAACCTGAGCTCAGTAGTGGTGTGTCTCCTTCACAGTTACTTTTCAACAGAGATATGCAGCGGAGAACAAGACACAGAAAG AGCGGACTGGTTCCTGCTGGAGAGCAGAGCGGTGCGGCATGTGGCAATTGGACTGTTCTGTCTCGGGGTGTCCGTGTACCTGGCAG cCATGTCCCTCTACATGCTGCTGTTGTTCGAGGTGGAGACGGGCATCGCCAGCGCGTGCGTCCTCTCCTCGGGCATCCTGATCCTGCTGATCGTGGTCATCCACTCTGTGGTGAAATCCTCCCAGACCGCCGGCCACGACCAGAACCCCCGGCTCAATACTCTGTTCCAGAACCAGCACGGCGGCATCGGCGGAGCCCCCTTCCCCCCGCCCGTGGAGCTCAAAGTGGGGGTGGACCAACCGCGCATGCACCGCGGCCAGCCTGAGCTCCAGAGGCAGACGTCCTACCCACCCTGCCCGCCCCCGAAACAGCACGAGCCGCTCCCGGCTCAGCGGTACTCGCCAGCCCGGGTGTCCCAGTGCCAcagcgggggggagaaggatggctacagcagcggcggcagcagctcCCGGATGCACAGGACCCTGTCGGCCGAGCTGCTGCAGGTCCCGACCAAGCCGTGGAACGGGGTCAACAACGAGATGAGGAGCGTCCTGGCACGCAAGGGGAAAGACTCGACGCTGGTGTGA